The DNA window ATTGCAGAACCTGGTCCTTTTCTATCAATTGATGGAGGTCCTTATCCCCGGACACGATAACCACTCTGAAGCCTCTGTCTTTTGCCCATCTGCAGATGCTTGCTATTAGATCGTCGGCTTCATATCCTTCCTTCTCCAACCTGGGAATCCCGTAAGCGTCTATCATTTCCTTTATGGCACCTACCTGAAGGGCCAGATCTTCCGGCATGGCCTCACGGGTTTTTTTGTAATCCTCGTAGATGGAGTGTCGGAACTTGGGGCCCGGTGCATCGAATAAAATACAAAGGAATTCTGGATTTTTTTCGTTCAAGACCTTCTGAAGCATCTGGGCAAAGCCGTAGATTGCCGTCGTGGGCATACCGTTCGGACTGGTTAGCCTTGTTGGGATGGCGAAGAAGGCACGGTAAAGATAGGAGCTCCCGTCAATCAGGTAGATCGTCTTGCCTTTGTTCATTTCTTCCGATCTCCTTTTCCGTCTTCCAGGGGCGGAGGCAGGTATTCAAGGTTAACGTGACTCATTGCCCTGTACACGTTTCCCCTTATTTTATCGTTGACCTTGTAAAGCTCTTGAAGTAGCCGGCGTATGTGAATTCTACTGCTTTTTCCTGCCGAAGGGCAGGGGTTTTCCAGGTGGGGTAAACCTAAGGTTTCCACGAACCGTGAAATCCTTTTCGAAGGTATAAGAGCCATGGGTCTTATGACAGTAATTTTGCCTTTGAAGAATTCCTGCTTTGGAACTATTGCCGAGGTCTGACCGGAGTAGCATATGTTCATAAAAAAAGTTTCGATAAAATCGTCCTGGTTGTGACCGAAAGCTATTTTGGGAAAGCCCGTTTCCCATGCCCTTTTAAAAAGCGTCATCCGGCGAAGCCTTGCGCAGAGGAAACAGGGATGTTCGCGGTTTTCGGGACTGTGGGCTCTTATCCCGTAGTCGGTCAGGATAATGTCGTGGGGAACTTCCAGCCTTTCCAGCAGGTCTTTTATTTTTTCAGGCATCAGCGGGTCGAAGCCCAGATCAATGTAAATTGCCCTGAGTTCGTAGCTTATGGGGATATACTTTAATCGCTCTTTTAAAAGATACAGCAGGGCCACGCTGTCTTTTCCGCCCGATACGGCGACGGCAATTCGATCTCCATCGTCTATAAGACCGTAGCTGTGGACGGCTTTTCCGAAGAGGTGCCTGATTTCTCTTTCCACGTAGGTCATTCTTTCGCCAGCTCCTGAAAGGCTTTTTCAGGGTACTATGGCAAACCACAGAGAATAGGTCAAAGCACAAAGGACGGTATGAGCAGATATTGCCACCGAGGCAAAAGATGCGTCACCCTTGAACTCTCTGGCCATAACGTAGGTTACCGTTGCGGTGGGAGCTCCCAGAAGAACAACCATTGGTTTCATAGCGCTGGAGGGGAATTGTACCCAGTGCCCTATGGTCATTCCGACAAGGGGCATAAGAATGAGTTTCGTTATGCCGATCGTTGCCAGCAGGGGTATGTAACCGGCCGTGCGAGAAAAGGTCAGCCCGGCTCCGATCAGAAGAAGGGCCATTGGTAGTCCCATGGATGCCAGTATGTCGATGAAGCGTCCCATAGGTGAAGGCACCGGTAGTCGGAGCAGGGACCAGCCTGTGCCCACGCATACTCCCCAGATGATGGGATTCAGACAGATACCGTGAAGGAGAGTGCTCACAACCTGATGCTTCTGAATAGACTCTTTCCGGTTCAGCGTAAAAATGAGCACTGCCAGAATGTTTTGAGCAAGAATCAGGATTGAGCTGTAAAAAACGGCATCCTGGAAGGCTTCTCTACCAAGGGCATAGTAAGCCACCGCATAGGCCATATAACCAATGTTGCCGTGCACCGAGGCGTGCAGGTAGGTTGCCTTAAGCCCCCTGTCAAGCCTGAAAAGCTTCGCAAAGAGCAGCCCGATTAAAAGGGCGGTCAAAAGCGATCCAAGGATGACCAGAACCGTGTTTAACGCAAACCTGCCGGAAAGATCCTGTTTTGCCAGTGCTCTAAACATAACCGCAGGAATTGCCACGTAATATGTTACCGTGTTCGCCGGCTCTATCCATTGCTCCGTTACGATGCCGAACCTGCGGAGAGCGTAGCCAAGACTTATTACCGAAAATACGGGAATAATAGCGTTGAGTATTATCTGTTCCATCGTTGTTCAGTACTCGTCGTCCATCCTCATGCGTAATTCGATCAGGGTTTTGAGAACTGTGGCATGGTTACGGTAATCATCTACGGCATCGTACACAAGGGTTATCTGTTCAAACCTGGCCTTTTCTGTCAGTTCCCGCAGTAGAGGTTCCCTCGCAGGCTCCAGCAGGAATTGGTAATATTCCCGCCTGAAAGTGCGCCATGTTTCTTCTCTGCCGTCCAGGAGCGCCTTCATTCCTTCCGGTGGTGCAAGCTCTTTGAACCACCCGTAGATCACCAATTGTTCTCTGGTTAAGCCCGGGGGAATACCTGTTTCAATGAGAAAGCGCTTTCCGTCATCTTCGTGGGGTTCAGCGTGGATGTTTTTGATCATCACGGCCATTTTTCAACCTCCAGCAATCCTTCCGGATGTGCTACTATGAAACCCGCGAACCCGTATCAGAATGATCCCGTTCGCAATTTTTTGCAATGCTCTGGTGCAATGCGAGAGGTTCTGATCCGTGAGGATATTATACCGATATGTCTTTAAAAGTGCCTGGGATTATTCCTTTCTGGCGCTGATAGTATGCGCCGTGATTTTTCTTACGGCGGACTTTTTCGAAAAAGTTGATGATTTAATTGAACTGAAGGCCGATGCCGTCATCTCGGCGCAATACTTCCTTTATCGTCTTCCTTTCATGGTAAGCCATGTATGGGCACCCTCCGTATTTACAGGCACGATTGTAGCGATGGTGGTCTTTCACCATCGTAAAGAAACTGTTGCCATAAGGGCCGCTGGTATCGGCTCGAGAGCTTACTTCGTTCCCGTCTTCTGGTTTGCCCTGTTGAGCGCTCTCTCATTTTTTGCTTTTAGAGAAGTAGTGGAAAAACCGCTTTTCGTCAAAAGCCAGGAAGTCTGGACAAAGGGTATACACCGGCATAAGTCGGGAGCCTCCGGTAGCTTTGGTCAAAATGTATGGTACGCAACGGGTGATATGATAATCCGGGCAGCCTTTTACGATCCCTCTACACGAACCTTTTACCGGGTTTCTGTTTTTTCTCTGGGCGAGGGCTTTACCCTTAAGACCCGTATGGATGCCGAGTCTATGAGATGGAGCGGGGGGAAATGGGTGTTGAGAAACGCTACGATATTTGAATTTAGAAGTGACGGGGTATTTATCCAGGGCAAGCCCGGTTATGATGCCGGATTTAAAGAAGAACCGGACGATTTCATGAACTTCCGTTTTTTGCCTGACGTTTTACCCTTCTGGAAATTGTATAAGGTCGTAAGGCTTATGAGATCGGAAGGTCTGGGAACAGAACCCTACGAAGTCGAGCTCTTTACAAGGCTGGCCGATGCACTATGGGTTTTCACGGCCTGTTTTCTCGGAGTAATAATAGGTAACCACCGGCGACTGGCACCTCACGCCGTGAAGATCCTTGCCGGTGGGTTTTCAGCTTATGGCGGGTTTTTTGGGCTTTATCAAGCCGGACTGGCTATGACTTCGGCCAACCTTTTGCCCGTTTATCTGGGTATTCCTTGCCCCTTTATCCTGATGCTTTTCCTGAGCCTTCACTGGAGCCGTTCAATTGTCTGATGATTTACTCTATTCTTCACCTTCCTGATGGGCTTCAAGGGCCATAGCGATCTTCTTTTTCAGCTCCGTAAGATCGAAACTTTTCACCACGTAGTAGTCGGCCGCGAGGCTTTTCGTGTCTTCTTTGAACGTATCGTAAGCGGTTGAAAGTATTACCGGCAGATCGAAGAACTTCTGACGGATGTCCTGCAGAAGGTCCAGACCGTTGTAGTCGACCAGTTTAATGTCGAGGATGATCAGATCCGGCTTTTCCGATTCGATCAATTCTATAAGCCCGTGACCGCCTTCGGCCGTAATGACCTCGTAGCCTGCGTCCTGAAGCTCTTCGGCATAGAGCATCCTGATGTGTTCTTCATCGTCCACCACCAAAATCTTGGCCATGATGTACCTCCATGCTTAGACACTTTTCCACTTCGTGACCAGATAACGTTTGTTTTCCTCGAAGGTCATACACTCCCGGTCGATGATTTCTTCGGCCTGCTGCGTCGACATGCGCTCGGTTTTTTTGACGAAAGACACGACCTTTCCGTAATACAGGAGAAGCAGGGCATTCAAAATGTCCTGTTTTTGCTCCTTTTCGGCATCTCTGTACGCAACGGCCACATCAAACAGGGTATTTGCCCATGTATGTGACGGGAACGAAAAGTTTTCAAAACCCATGCTTTTGATTTCTTCAATTTTGTGTAGTTCCGGTTTGTTCAGGATGCCTTCCAGCAAAGGATGATACCTTTCCACCCCCCTGGCAAATAGTTCAAAGAGCCTGGGAGTATTTATCTCCACAGGCACCGGCCCCTCCATTTCCAGAGCATCTGCATTGAAAAGAATCGTCGGTTTACTCCATTTTATCTTCGTCCATCGATCCTGAAAAGTGGTCATCAGGTCAAAAAAAACGCCTACGGTGTTTGTGAAGGCCCGGTTGATCTGAGAATAGGGGTCCTTGAAGCGGTGTATCTTCCGGCTCCCCATGACGGTCTGGCAGACGGGGACTCTTGTAGCCGTTGCCGTAACGGCCATCCATATGTCAATTCCGTCCTCAAGCATGGGTTCCGTCCATTGATCCGTAGATGTCGTAAAAACGTCGAGAAGGTTCTTACCGAAAGCGCATTCTCCGGCAATAGGGCGGCGCAGACGACGTCCGTATAGAGACCTCAAAAGGGGATAAAGAAGGAGTGCTTCCATCGTGTCTTCGTACTTATGGCTGGCGTACAGAGGGGTGACGAATCCTGCGCCTCTGAGAACCGGTTCCACAAAGCAATAGATCCATCGTGGTGCAATGTTTCTTATATCGGCCTCCAGAATTACTATCACCTGAGGATCGAGCAGCCGGGCCTTATCAAAGAGATTTCTTATGTTGCGTCCTTTACCTTTTTCGCCCGGGGCTGTGGATATGTAGATTTTGGGAGTTTCCGTTTCCGTGCCCAGGAAGGTTTCCCGGGTACCGTCCAGAGAATGATTGTCGCAGTTAATTATAACCGACTCCCGATCGCCGTAAAACTGCTTTAGACCGCGGTCTACGGCAACAACGAGGTTTCTGATGTTTGAAGCCTCGTTAAAGGTGGGTATTGCAACTACAATTTCGGCTTTGTCAACTCCCCGCGGGTTCTCTTCAATGTAAGCCATAGCAGCCCTCACACAAATTTAAGGAGTTAGATTCCCGCCCTGCAAATAACGAAAAGCCTCCGTTTCCGTCGAGAACACAAATATACCATTGGGGTTTTCAAAGTTGCTGTAAACCTGCAGGGATCTGTAAAAATCATAAAACTCGGGGTCTCTTGAATAGGCCTCGGCATAAATCCTGGTTGCCTCGGCATCGGCCTCGCCTCTTATTTTCTGAGACTTACGAAAAGCCTCGGATCGAATCCTGGCCAGTTCCTTTTCCATTCTGCCCAATATTATCGCCTTTTCACCCTCTCCCTCGGATCTGTACTGAGCTGCTATTCGTTTTCGCTCGGAGATCATCCTCTCGAAAACCTTCTTCTGCACGCTCTCAACGTAGTTTATCCTTTTAATGCGTATGTCCAGAAGCTCTATTCCCATTTCAGGAACCAGCTTTGCCGCATCGGCAAGCATCTCCCGGGTGATCTTTTCCCGACCTTTCTTTATGATCGTGGGTTCGTCGGAAGCACGGGTGTTGATCAATTCCAGAATTCTGTAATCTTCGAGACCGCTTTCCAGCAGGGATTTTCCTGCATTCTCCCAGCCCTCACTTCTCACGAGCTCAACCAGAAGGCTGTTGGCAACGTGATCTCTGACAACGGAGTCAATTATACCGTCAAGACGGCTCATCGCCGTTGTGATATTCCCGACCCTCTTCAGGAAAAGAAGAGGGTCTTTAATGCGCCATCGGGCCGTAGCATCGACCCAGATGTACTTCTTGTCTTTCGTGGGGATCTGGGTTGGATTTCCATCCCACTTAAGTATTCGTTTTTCAAAGAAGTTTGCTTTTTGAATAAGAGGGACTTTGAAGTAAAGTCCTGCTTCTCTTATGGGTTCCCCTACGGGTTTACCGAACTGGGTTATTACCACCTGTTTCGTTTCATCTACTACGAAGAAAGCGTCTGCCCCCAGTATCAAAAGAGCTACAATCGCCGGTATTATCCATTTCAGTCGTTCCATTGGCCAACCCTCTCACTGTGCCTTGTTTTCAGACGGTTCGATTGACTCCGGCAGTCCCATAAGTGTTCGTCCAATGTCGAGAAGATTCAATGTATTCTTCTGATTTTCGTCGAAAACCACGACTCCTTTCACTTTGTTTATGAAGCCTTCAAAAGCTTCAAGATACATGCGTTTTCTGGTTACCTCCGGTGCCTTCTGGTACTCCGCCAGAATCTCGAGGAACCTTTCTGTTTCCCCTCTTGCCCTGTTGACCCTTTCCAGAGCGTAACCTTCTGCTTCGGTGATCATCTGCTGAGCCTGTCCGCGAGCCCTGGGTATCTGCTCGTTGTAAATTTGCTGAGCTTCGTTAATCATGCGTTCTTTTTCCTGGCGGGCTTCGTTGACTTCGTTGAATGCAGCCTTGACGGGATCGGGGGGGTTAACGTTTTGAAGTTTTACCGTAATGATCCGTAGCCCCGTTTCGTAGTGGTCCATAATCGCCTGGATTTCCTTTCTAACCATTTCTGCAATTTCGGCTCTTCCCACCGTGAGTACTTCGTCGGCATAGCGATTTCCCACCATGCGACGCATTACGGACTCGGAAATGTCGTCAAGGGTGCTTTCAACATCCACAAGCCTGAAAAGATATTTAACGGGATCGGCGATTTTGTATTGAACGGTCCACTGCACGTCGACCACGTTCAGGTCTCCGCTGAGCATCCTGGCTTCCTGCTCATAGCCCCTTTCCGCAAACTTGCTTCTTATTCCGGCTTCAATTGTGCGATACCCGTACTCCCTCTGAAGCACGCGGCCCGTGGGTACCTTATAGACACGCTCAATTCCAAAGGGCAGTTTGAAGTGGAGGCCTGCGTCGGCCGTTCTTGAGAATTTCCCAAATCGAAGCACTACTGCGGTTTCCTGTGGGTTTACGGTAAAATAAGAATTCATGGCTACCAGTACGGCAATCGCTATAACCGGAAGAAGCCAGAAGGGTCCTTTTGGTGCACGTCCTCGAAATTGCTCCCTCAGTTGCCTTAACAATTCCTGTAGAGTTACCTGACCGCTTCGTCTGTCCGGTTGATGTGGATCCCAGACCATAAACTACCCTCTCTTTCCTTTCTGAGATGTCTCTTTTTTCTGATGAGCAGCTTCAAAAACGTAGGCAAAGAAAAGAAGGAGTCCCGTCATAACGATCCAGCCCCATAAGCCCGCCCGGGGCATGAAAAAGATCAGAAGGAAAAAAGAAAACAGGGCGCTGAGCAACAATCGTATTATTAAAAATTTCCATCTGACGCCTTCAAACATCGACATTTGCCGGAATTCCCTGCTTGTGTTTTGAGAAACCTATGGCATCGTAGAGAGTTGGTTGGAAGGTGTCAAGAAAATGCGGAAGCCGAAGAGGTAATCCTGATTCTCTGTGGTGAAAAAAGCCGGCAATATCTGACCGGCCTGTTCAGGGCAGGATGAAAGCGGAGGGCGTAATGGGCAAGGACAGGTTTACAATGCGCCTTCATCTGTGGCTTGAAGGCGATGGTGGGGTGGTCTTCGGCCCGGGGAGGGCTCAACTGCTTGCAAAGGTTCAGGAGTGCGGATCGCTCAGGAAAGCCGCTGAAGAACTGGGAATGTCGTACAGGGCAGCCTGGGGCAAGATAAAGAAAACCGAAGAGCTTATCGGGAAGCCCCTGCTCGAGCAGTCGGGCACGCGGAAGGATGGATACAGCCTTACGGCCTTTGGCAGGAGGCTTCTGGAAAGCTATACGGAGTGGTTCAGGTACGTGGAAAAGGTTTCTCTGGAAAAGGCCCGTGAGCTTTTTCCCTGGGATATTAAACCCTTTGAATAGTTAGACTTTACGGATTTGCTTATTCTCCGGTTCGGTCTTTGCGGCCGTTCTGTTATGTCATGCTTGACATAATATCGGCCTTTTTCCTATAATCCCCCCCAATCTGCAACCTTAAAGCGCGGAAGGAGGATTTGACCATGCAAAGAAGGCGCTACCTGTTGCTCTTTGTTCTGTTAACGCTGGCTTCCTTCGGGTGTGAGCTCTATGCCTCTGAGTGCAGCGAATATTACTGTGAAGGAAAAAGACTTTTGAAAATTGCTACCGGAAGCCCCGGAGAATTGGGACTTCTCAGAGAACTGGCCGAAGAGTTCTGTCGGACACATGAGGACGTAAAGATATGCTGGATAAAGGCCGGTTCCGGAAAATCCCTGCAATTGTTGAAAGAACGCAGGGTTGACCTGGCTCTCGTTCACGCCCCTGAAGCCGAAAAGAAAGCCCTGCAGGAAGGATGGGCTACCGGACGAACCCTTATCGGTGCTAACGAATTTTATCTGGTCGGCCCTCGAGACGACCCAGCGGGAGTAAGGAACTCTTCCGGTGTTGTAGATGCCTATCGCAGAATCGCACAAAAGGGCGCTCTGTTCCTATCAAGAGGAGATAACTCCGGGACTCACAAAAGAGAAATGACCATCTGGAGGCTTACGGGTTTAAACCCTTCAGGGCAACCCTGGTACATCGTAACCCGTGATTTCATGATGGCTACCTTGAAAGAAGCGGACAGGCGGAAGGGGTACTTCATGACCGACAGCAGTACGTGGATTATGGCCCGCAAGAACCTCGTTAATCTCGAACTGCTATACAGAGGGGATCCGCTTTTGATCAACCTCTATCACGCTCTCTTTGTTCCGGCCGGAACCACGCCTCAGGCCGACATTGCCGCAGAGTTCGTGCAGTTTATTTCCTCTGAACCGGGGCAA is part of the Thermodesulforhabdus norvegica genome and encodes:
- a CDS encoding tRNA lysidine(34) synthetase, with product MTYVEREIRHLFGKAVHSYGLIDDGDRIAVAVSGGKDSVALLYLLKERLKYIPISYELRAIYIDLGFDPLMPEKIKDLLERLEVPHDIILTDYGIRAHSPENREHPCFLCARLRRMTLFKRAWETGFPKIAFGHNQDDFIETFFMNICYSGQTSAIVPKQEFFKGKITVIRPMALIPSKRISRFVETLGLPHLENPCPSAGKSSRIHIRRLLQELYKVNDKIRGNVYRAMSHVNLEYLPPPLEDGKGDRKK
- a CDS encoding AEC family transporter gives rise to the protein MEQIILNAIIPVFSVISLGYALRRFGIVTEQWIEPANTVTYYVAIPAVMFRALAKQDLSGRFALNTVLVILGSLLTALLIGLLFAKLFRLDRGLKATYLHASVHGNIGYMAYAVAYYALGREAFQDAVFYSSILILAQNILAVLIFTLNRKESIQKHQVVSTLLHGICLNPIIWGVCVGTGWSLLRLPVPSPMGRFIDILASMGLPMALLLIGAGLTFSRTAGYIPLLATIGITKLILMPLVGMTIGHWVQFPSSAMKPMVVLLGAPTATVTYVMAREFKGDASFASVAISAHTVLCALTYSLWFAIVP
- a CDS encoding DUF488 domain-containing protein, which produces MAVMIKNIHAEPHEDDGKRFLIETGIPPGLTREQLVIYGWFKELAPPEGMKALLDGREETWRTFRREYYQFLLEPAREPLLRELTEKARFEQITLVYDAVDDYRNHATVLKTLIELRMRMDDEY
- a CDS encoding LptF/LptG family permease, giving the protein MRILYRYVFKSAWDYSFLALIVCAVIFLTADFFEKVDDLIELKADAVISAQYFLYRLPFMVSHVWAPSVFTGTIVAMVVFHHRKETVAIRAAGIGSRAYFVPVFWFALLSALSFFAFREVVEKPLFVKSQEVWTKGIHRHKSGASGSFGQNVWYATGDMIIRAAFYDPSTRTFYRVSVFSLGEGFTLKTRMDAESMRWSGGKWVLRNATIFEFRSDGVFIQGKPGYDAGFKEEPDDFMNFRFLPDVLPFWKLYKVVRLMRSEGLGTEPYEVELFTRLADALWVFTACFLGVIIGNHRRLAPHAVKILAGGFSAYGGFFGLYQAGLAMTSANLLPVYLGIPCPFILMLFLSLHWSRSIV
- a CDS encoding response regulator, producing the protein MAKILVVDDEEHIRMLYAEELQDAGYEVITAEGGHGLIELIESEKPDLIILDIKLVDYNGLDLLQDIRQKFFDLPVILSTAYDTFKEDTKSLAADYYVVKSFDLTELKKKIAMALEAHQEGEE
- a CDS encoding glycosyltransferase family 2 protein; translated protein: MAYIEENPRGVDKAEIVVAIPTFNEASNIRNLVVAVDRGLKQFYGDRESVIINCDNHSLDGTRETFLGTETETPKIYISTAPGEKGKGRNIRNLFDKARLLDPQVIVILEADIRNIAPRWIYCFVEPVLRGAGFVTPLYASHKYEDTMEALLLYPLLRSLYGRRLRRPIAGECAFGKNLLDVFTTSTDQWTEPMLEDGIDIWMAVTATATRVPVCQTVMGSRKIHRFKDPYSQINRAFTNTVGVFFDLMTTFQDRWTKIKWSKPTILFNADALEMEGPVPVEINTPRLFELFARGVERYHPLLEGILNKPELHKIEEIKSMGFENFSFPSHTWANTLFDVAVAYRDAEKEQKQDILNALLLLYYGKVVSFVKKTERMSTQQAEEIIDRECMTFEENKRYLVTKWKSV
- the hflC gene encoding protease modulator HflC, which codes for MERLKWIIPAIVALLILGADAFFVVDETKQVVITQFGKPVGEPIREAGLYFKVPLIQKANFFEKRILKWDGNPTQIPTKDKKYIWVDATARWRIKDPLLFLKRVGNITTAMSRLDGIIDSVVRDHVANSLLVELVRSEGWENAGKSLLESGLEDYRILELINTRASDEPTIIKKGREKITREMLADAAKLVPEMGIELLDIRIKRINYVESVQKKVFERMISERKRIAAQYRSEGEGEKAIILGRMEKELARIRSEAFRKSQKIRGEADAEATRIYAEAYSRDPEFYDFYRSLQVYSNFENPNGIFVFSTETEAFRYLQGGNLTP
- the hflK gene encoding FtsH protease activity modulator HflK; translation: MVWDPHQPDRRSGQVTLQELLRQLREQFRGRAPKGPFWLLPVIAIAVLVAMNSYFTVNPQETAVVLRFGKFSRTADAGLHFKLPFGIERVYKVPTGRVLQREYGYRTIEAGIRSKFAERGYEQEARMLSGDLNVVDVQWTVQYKIADPVKYLFRLVDVESTLDDISESVMRRMVGNRYADEVLTVGRAEIAEMVRKEIQAIMDHYETGLRIITVKLQNVNPPDPVKAAFNEVNEARQEKERMINEAQQIYNEQIPRARGQAQQMITEAEGYALERVNRARGETERFLEILAEYQKAPEVTRKRMYLEAFEGFINKVKGVVVFDENQKNTLNLLDIGRTLMGLPESIEPSENKAQ
- a CDS encoding winged helix-turn-helix domain-containing protein — protein: MGKDRFTMRLHLWLEGDGGVVFGPGRAQLLAKVQECGSLRKAAEELGMSYRAAWGKIKKTEELIGKPLLEQSGTRKDGYSLTAFGRRLLESYTEWFRYVEKVSLEKARELFPWDIKPFE
- a CDS encoding substrate-binding domain-containing protein, with protein sequence MQRRRYLLLFVLLTLASFGCELYASECSEYYCEGKRLLKIATGSPGELGLLRELAEEFCRTHEDVKICWIKAGSGKSLQLLKERRVDLALVHAPEAEKKALQEGWATGRTLIGANEFYLVGPRDDPAGVRNSSGVVDAYRRIAQKGALFLSRGDNSGTHKREMTIWRLTGLNPSGQPWYIVTRDFMMATLKEADRRKGYFMTDSSTWIMARKNLVNLELLYRGDPLLINLYHALFVPAGTTPQADIAAEFVQFISSEPGQKIIREYGGNTFGEPLYRDAEYARRFEKP